One Bdellovibrio bacteriovorus str. Tiberius DNA segment encodes these proteins:
- a CDS encoding sigma 54-interacting transcriptional regulator, translating to MSYFDFDALHIEDRRMHEVKQLSLQLASTQASLLLVGEAGVGKTSLARYIYTKSRSARLYCLDCKNAGGFDFSRVDGGTLLIEDLDCASVALQNDLMKLVERTDGTRPRFISTSRRDLRALVKQEQFRQDLFYKLAVVHLELPRLEDRRQDFQNIVNFILEVSQIMHGKSGLRLTAEGFDRLNTWNWPGNIRELENVLERAVVLAKSSLIGPESIQFEAVVEDMDLDFAPGMSLSEVEKRLIIQTLELTAQNRTRAAQMLGISIRTLRNKLNEYKEAGVL from the coding sequence ATGTCGTACTTTGATTTTGATGCTCTACACATCGAAGATAGAAGAATGCACGAAGTGAAACAGCTCAGTTTGCAGCTGGCTTCAACGCAGGCAAGTTTGCTTCTGGTGGGTGAAGCCGGTGTGGGTAAAACAAGTCTGGCTCGTTACATTTACACAAAAAGCCGTTCAGCACGCCTGTACTGCCTGGATTGCAAAAATGCCGGTGGTTTTGATTTCTCCCGCGTGGATGGCGGCACTTTACTGATTGAAGATCTGGATTGCGCTTCCGTGGCATTGCAAAATGACCTGATGAAGCTGGTGGAAAGAACCGATGGGACTCGTCCTCGCTTTATTTCCACCTCCCGTCGTGATTTGCGCGCTTTGGTGAAGCAGGAACAATTCCGTCAGGATTTGTTTTATAAGCTGGCGGTAGTTCATCTGGAGCTGCCGCGTCTGGAAGACCGTCGTCAGGATTTCCAGAACATTGTGAACTTTATTCTGGAAGTATCCCAGATCATGCATGGCAAGTCTGGCTTGCGTTTGACGGCGGAAGGTTTCGACCGCCTGAACACGTGGAACTGGCCGGGCAACATCCGTGAACTTGAAAATGTGCTGGAAAGAGCCGTGGTTCTTGCAAAATCTTCACTGATCGGGCCTGAATCCATTCAGTTTGAGGCTGTGGTCGAGGATATGGATCTGGATTTTGCCCCGGGCATGTCCCTTTCTGAGGTCGAGAAGCGTCTAATTATTCAGACCCTGGAGCTGACCGCCCAGAACCGCACCCGTGCGGCGCAAATGCTTGGAATCAGTATTCGTACATTGAGAAACAAACTTAATGAATACAAGGAAGCAGGTGTTTTATGA
- the flgB gene encoding flagellar basal body rod protein FlgB, translating into MSNIFDKTTNALATSLSMRQLRHNVTSSNIANAETPGYHAKKMDFEGALQRALDLDGANSLSTSNPEHFAVGGISVNKTRPDIYDDPEGAVNNDGNTVDVEKEMSALSENAIMYKAALQLINKKMAALKYAATEGR; encoded by the coding sequence ATGAGTAATATCTTCGATAAAACAACCAACGCGCTGGCGACCTCACTAAGCATGAGGCAGCTCCGTCACAATGTGACATCCTCGAATATCGCCAATGCCGAGACTCCGGGTTACCACGCCAAGAAAATGGATTTCGAAGGTGCTTTGCAAAGAGCCCTGGATCTGGACGGCGCAAATTCTTTGAGCACAAGCAATCCCGAACACTTCGCGGTGGGCGGAATCTCGGTCAATAAAACACGCCCGGATATTTACGATGATCCGGAAGGGGCTGTGAACAACGACGGAAACACCGTCGATGTGGAAAAAGAAATGTCGGCGTTGTCAGAGAACGCGATCATGTACAAAGCGGCTTTGCAACTGATCAACAAGAAAATGGCGGCACTGAAATATGCCGCGACCGAAGGGCGGTAA
- the fliE gene encoding flagellar hook-basal body complex protein FliE translates to MEGFTVSNANRFLDNGIVRDSKSLSIENTPSTSSTSGTGKSFADTLKDAVGSVNEMQKASDKAMQNLATGKTDNVADVMIAAEKADIALKVMVQVRNKIIDAYQEVMKMQV, encoded by the coding sequence ATGGAGGGTTTTACTGTATCAAATGCAAACAGGTTTCTCGATAATGGAATCGTCCGTGATTCCAAGTCACTAAGCATCGAGAACACCCCTTCAACGAGTTCGACATCCGGTACGGGCAAGAGCTTCGCCGACACCCTGAAAGACGCCGTAGGCAGCGTGAATGAAATGCAAAAGGCTTCAGATAAAGCCATGCAGAATCTCGCGACTGGCAAAACGGACAACGTGGCAGATGTGATGATCGCCGCGGAAAAAGCAGACATCGCCCTGAAGGTGATGGTGCAAGTGCGCAACAAGATTATTGATGCGTACCAAGAAGTTATGAAGATGCAGGTTTAG
- the flgC gene encoding flagellar basal body rod protein FlgC produces MADFLTGMRISSSGMAAQRMRMNTIASNIANINTTQTPEGGPYRRKDVVFEAMPDAKNFGEIITSTDPAGSFQRVQVTDVVSDRKAPLLKYEPDHPDANADGYVAYPNINLMEEMTNMIQASRSYEANVTAVQASKDMALSALEIGR; encoded by the coding sequence ATGGCTGATTTTTTGACGGGGATGAGAATCAGCAGCAGTGGTATGGCGGCGCAAAGAATGCGCATGAATACCATTGCCAGCAATATCGCCAACATTAATACCACCCAGACCCCCGAGGGTGGTCCGTATCGCCGTAAGGACGTGGTTTTCGAGGCGATGCCCGATGCCAAGAACTTTGGCGAGATCATTACTTCGACGGATCCGGCAGGAAGCTTCCAGCGGGTCCAGGTTACAGATGTGGTTTCGGATCGCAAGGCGCCGTTGCTCAAGTATGAACCGGACCATCCTGATGCAAATGCAGACGGATACGTGGCTTATCCGAACATCAATTTGATGGAAGAAATGACCAATATGATACAGGCGTCGCGTTCCTACGAGGCCAACGTGACAGCGGTTCAGGCATCGAAGGATATGGCGCTTTCCGCGCTGGAAATAGGCAGGTAA